In Pseudomonas nunensis, a single window of DNA contains:
- a CDS encoding carbon starvation CstA family protein, producing MKNNNSLLRHLPWLLLAIVGACALGVVALRRGEAINALWIVVAAVAIYLVAYRYYSLFIANNVMQLDPRRATPAVLNNDGLDYVPTNKHILFGHHFAAIAGAGPLVGPVLAAQMGYLPGTLWLIAGVVLAGAVQDFMVLFMSTRRNGRSLGDMVREEMGRIPGTIALFGCFLIMIIILAVLALIVVKALAESPWGIFTVMATIPIAMFMGIYMRYIRPGRIGEISVVGVLLLLGSIWLGGQIAADPVWAKAFSFTGVQITWMLVGYGFVAASLPVWLILAPRDYLSTFLKIGTIIALAIGILVTMPELKMPALTQFVDGTGPVWKGGLFPFLFITIACGAVSGFHALISSGTTPKLLDNEVNSRYIGYGAMLMESFVAIMAMVAASVIEPGVYFAMNSPAAVVGGDVVAVAQTVSSWGFAITPEALQAVAHDIGETTILARAGGAPTLAVGIAQILHSVLPGENTMAFWYHFAILFEALFILTAVDAGTRAGRFMLQDLLGSFVPSLKRTESWTANLIATAGCVAMWGWLLYQGVIDPLGGINTLWPLFGISNQMLAGIALMLATVVLIKMKRQRYIWVTLMPAAWLLICTTTAGFIKLFDANPAIGFLSLAKKYSDALANGQILAPAKDITQMQHVIFNAYTNATLTALFLFVVFSILFYALKVGISAWGTKERTDKEAPFQAVPDA from the coding sequence ATGAAAAATAATAATAGCCTGCTACGCCATCTACCCTGGCTGCTGCTGGCAATCGTAGGAGCGTGCGCCCTGGGCGTAGTGGCATTGCGTCGAGGCGAGGCGATCAACGCCTTGTGGATTGTGGTCGCCGCCGTGGCCATTTATCTGGTTGCTTATCGTTACTACAGTCTGTTCATCGCCAACAATGTGATGCAACTCGATCCACGCCGGGCCACCCCCGCCGTGCTCAACAACGATGGCCTGGACTACGTTCCGACCAACAAACACATCCTTTTCGGTCACCACTTCGCAGCGATTGCTGGCGCAGGGCCTTTGGTCGGTCCGGTATTGGCGGCGCAGATGGGCTATCTGCCCGGCACGCTCTGGCTGATCGCTGGCGTGGTGCTGGCGGGTGCGGTGCAGGACTTTATGGTCCTGTTCATGTCCACCCGCCGCAATGGCCGCTCCCTGGGCGACATGGTCCGGGAAGAAATGGGCCGCATCCCGGGGACTATTGCGCTGTTCGGTTGCTTCCTGATCATGATCATCATCCTCGCGGTGCTGGCGCTGATCGTGGTGAAAGCCCTGGCCGAGAGTCCGTGGGGTATTTTCACGGTGATGGCGACCATCCCGATCGCGATGTTCATGGGCATTTACATGCGCTACATCCGTCCGGGTCGCATCGGCGAAATCTCCGTGGTCGGCGTGTTGCTGCTGCTGGGCTCGATCTGGCTGGGCGGGCAGATTGCCGCCGATCCGGTGTGGGCCAAGGCGTTCAGCTTCACTGGCGTGCAGATTACCTGGATGCTGGTCGGCTATGGTTTCGTCGCCGCCTCGTTACCGGTGTGGCTGATCCTGGCGCCGCGTGACTACCTCTCCACCTTCCTGAAAATCGGCACCATCATCGCTCTGGCGATTGGCATTCTGGTGACCATGCCCGAGCTGAAAATGCCGGCATTGACCCAGTTCGTCGATGGCACCGGGCCGGTGTGGAAGGGCGGTCTGTTCCCGTTCCTGTTCATCACCATTGCCTGTGGCGCGGTGTCCGGTTTCCACGCGCTGATTTCTTCCGGCACGACGCCGAAGCTGCTGGATAACGAAGTCAATTCCCGCTACATCGGCTACGGCGCGATGTTGATGGAATCCTTCGTCGCGATCATGGCGATGGTTGCCGCTTCGGTGATCGAGCCAGGCGTGTATTTCGCCATGAACAGTCCGGCGGCCGTGGTCGGCGGTGACGTGGTGGCTGTGGCGCAAACCGTCAGCAGTTGGGGTTTTGCAATAACGCCGGAAGCGCTGCAAGCGGTGGCCCATGACATCGGTGAAACCACCATCCTGGCCCGTGCCGGTGGTGCACCGACGTTGGCGGTCGGTATCGCGCAGATCCTGCACAGCGTGCTGCCGGGTGAAAACACCATGGCGTTCTGGTACCACTTCGCGATCCTGTTTGAAGCACTGTTTATCCTGACGGCGGTGGACGCCGGTACTCGTGCCGGACGCTTCATGCTCCAGGATTTGCTTGGTTCTTTCGTGCCGTCGCTGAAACGCACGGAATCCTGGACTGCCAACCTGATTGCCACCGCCGGTTGTGTGGCGATGTGGGGCTGGTTGCTGTACCAAGGCGTGATCGACCCATTGGGCGGGATCAACACCTTGTGGCCGCTGTTCGGCATCTCCAACCAGATGCTCGCCGGCATCGCGCTGATGCTTGCCACCGTCGTACTGATCAAAATGAAACGCCAACGCTATATCTGGGTGACCCTGATGCCAGCGGCGTGGTTGTTGATCTGCACCACCACTGCCGGCTTCATCAAGCTGTTCGACGCCAACCCGGCGATCGGCTTCCTGTCGCTGGCGAAAAAATACAGCGATGCCCTGGCCAACGGCCAGATCCTCGCCCCGGCCAAGGACATTACGCAAATGCAGCACGTAATCTTCAACGCCTACACCAACGCAACGCTGACGGCGCTGTTCCTGTTCGTGGTATTCAGCATCCTGTTCTATGCGCTCAAGGTCGGTATTTCGGCCTGGGGTACAAAAGAACGCACGGATAAAGAAGCACCCTTCCAGGCTGTACCGGACGCGTGA
- a CDS encoding YbdD/YjiX family protein, translating to MFNDLSRLGKYLGQAARLMVGMPDYDNYVEHMQNKHPDKPVMSYEMFFRERQEARYGGKGGPKCC from the coding sequence ATGTTCAATGACCTGAGTCGCCTCGGTAAATACCTCGGTCAGGCCGCGCGCCTGATGGTCGGCATGCCCGACTACGACAACTACGTCGAGCATATGCAAAACAAACACCCGGACAAACCGGTGATGAGCTACGAGATGTTCTTCCGCGAACGTCAGGAAGCGCGTTACGGTGGCAAGGGTGGGCCGAAGTGTTGTTAA
- a CDS encoding PilZ domain-containing protein → MSDHPADRRRFKRIAFDARTELSQGESTWPVKLIDLSLKGLLIEKPEPWLGNSDWHFLVDIHLNADVEIKMDVMLTHDDHGQLGFVCKHISLESIERLRRLIEFNLGDPEELERELGALIEV, encoded by the coding sequence ATGAGCGACCACCCTGCCGATCGCCGCCGCTTCAAACGTATTGCGTTCGATGCCCGAACCGAGCTGAGCCAGGGGGAATCCACCTGGCCGGTGAAGCTGATCGATCTGTCGCTCAAGGGCCTGCTGATCGAAAAACCCGAGCCCTGGCTGGGTAATTCGGACTGGCATTTCCTGGTGGATATCCATCTGAACGCCGACGTCGAGATCAAGATGGACGTGATGTTGACCCACGATGACCATGGTCAGCTCGGATTTGTCTGCAAACACATCAGCCTGGAATCCATCGAGCGCCTGCGGCGGTTGATTGAGTTCAACCTGGGCGATCCAGAGGAACTGGAGCGCGAATTGGGGGCGTTGATCGAAGTTTGA